A single region of the Austwickia chelonae genome encodes:
- a CDS encoding S1 family peptidase: protein MAAAFGPTAAQAAPPDSRPGSDSTKIIGGSAASKGEFPFMVSLQDKSGHFCGGSLYRSAMVLTAAHCVESIVADSEDRGIPVSEVKVVVGRTSHSDTTEGVERKIKLREVTKEPRITIHPNYKLETGFDLAIVHLDKAVTGIKPVRIPTRGTDSLIAPGSEATVIGWGNTDTLNENFPDRLRRVDVPVISHEECLANDPRDININVEICAGRKGKDSCQGDSGGPLLRKVPGRDEYIQIGVVSRGAGCAAQGGPGVYTYLGSQLLWRTMGSLG, encoded by the coding sequence ATGGCAGCTGCTTTTGGTCCTACTGCGGCACAGGCTGCTCCGCCTGACAGTCGACCAGGGAGTGACTCCACGAAGATTATTGGCGGATCAGCTGCTTCTAAAGGTGAATTTCCGTTCATGGTTTCACTGCAGGATAAATCGGGGCACTTCTGTGGAGGGTCCTTGTATCGGAGCGCAATGGTCTTGACTGCGGCACATTGCGTCGAGAGCATTGTCGCCGACAGTGAAGACCGGGGCATCCCGGTCAGCGAGGTCAAGGTGGTCGTCGGTCGTACGAGCCACAGTGATACGACCGAGGGAGTCGAGCGCAAGATCAAACTCCGCGAGGTGACCAAGGAACCCAGGATCACCATCCATCCGAACTATAAACTCGAAACAGGATTCGACCTGGCCATCGTTCATCTGGACAAAGCGGTGACCGGCATCAAACCTGTTCGTATCCCCACGAGAGGGACGGATTCCCTCATCGCTCCCGGCTCCGAGGCCACGGTCATCGGATGGGGAAATACGGACACGCTTAACGAGAACTTCCCGGATCGCCTGCGCAGAGTGGATGTTCCGGTGATCTCTCACGAAGAGTGTCTGGCCAACGATCCTCGTGATATCAACATCAATGTCGAAATCTGTGCAGGCCGTAAGGGAAAGGATTCTTGCCAGGGTGACAGTGGCGGACCACTCTTGCGCAAGGTTCCAGGGCGTGACGAGTACATCCAGATCGGCGTCGTCTCCCGCGGTGCAGGATGCGCCGCGCAAGGAGGACCTGGGGTCTACACCTATCTAGGGTCTCAGC
- the valS gene encoding valine--tRNA ligase: MTMPAHRDQKPQPPQVPEKPSVDGLEDKWVPVWHEQGTYRFDRGRAMALPRERIYSIDTPPPTASGSLHVGHVFSYTHTDCIARYKRMQGLEVFYPMGWDDNGLPTEKRVQNYYGVRGDASQLYVEGYEPKYRGNMSAKDVKDASKQEAVSRRNFIELCDERTVEDEKTFEALWRRLGLSVDWDISYRTIDDRSRAVSQQAFLEHLSAGSAYQSEAPGLWDVTYQTAVAQAELEARDYPGHYHRVAFTCPDGSPVYIETTRPELLPACVALIAHPDDERYQPLFGTTVTSPVFGVEIPVLAHPGAEMDKGAGIAMCCTFGDLTDVTWWRELQLPMRSLITRNGRLSAETPDWLSTEGSAFYAEHVAGKSTYAARTGIVDRLREDGALDGEPTPTRRKANFYERGEKPLEIVTSRQWYIRNGGRDEELRAALIERGKELTFHPDFMRVRYENWVGGLNGDWLVSRQRFFGIPIPLWYPLDEQGEPRYDTPIVPSIDQLPVDPSSDAPAGYTADQRDVPGGFTCDPDVMDTWATSSLSPQLTTGWGTGAGADQELSGKLFPMDLRPQGQDIIRTWLFSTVVRAHHLQNSLPWKHAAISGWILDPDRKKMSKSKGNAETPEGLLQQHGSDAVRYWACSARLGTDAAFDTGQMKVGRRLAIKVLNASKFVLGFGEPAADDSDLAALVTQPLDRAMLSALAQVVDKATKGFESYDHTRALEDTETFFWTFCDDYIELVKDRAHGGQGEEAAASAQAALRIALDVLLRLLAPFLPYAAEEVWSWWRPGSVHRAEWPSTQEPGLAAGDEGEASLLSSMGSALSGIRKAKSDAKVGMKAVVTSVSFAGPAETVRQLQVAESDLFAAGRIAEATYLTADTFAVRDAVLAPPQN, from the coding sequence ATGACGATGCCTGCCCACCGTGACCAGAAACCCCAGCCCCCTCAGGTTCCCGAGAAGCCCTCGGTAGACGGACTCGAGGACAAATGGGTCCCGGTATGGCATGAACAGGGCACTTATCGCTTCGACCGGGGCAGGGCGATGGCACTTCCTCGTGAGCGGATCTACTCCATCGACACCCCGCCCCCGACCGCCAGCGGCTCCCTGCACGTGGGACATGTCTTCAGCTACACCCACACCGACTGCATCGCTCGGTACAAGCGAATGCAAGGACTCGAGGTCTTCTACCCGATGGGGTGGGACGACAACGGTCTTCCCACTGAGAAGCGCGTGCAGAACTACTACGGCGTCCGCGGAGACGCTTCACAGCTCTACGTGGAAGGGTACGAGCCCAAGTATCGCGGGAACATGTCGGCCAAGGACGTCAAGGACGCCTCCAAACAAGAAGCTGTTTCCCGACGCAACTTCATCGAGCTGTGCGATGAGCGCACTGTCGAAGACGAGAAAACTTTCGAAGCCCTGTGGCGGCGGCTCGGGCTGTCCGTCGACTGGGACATCAGCTACCGCACGATCGACGACCGCTCCCGGGCGGTGAGTCAGCAGGCTTTCCTGGAGCATCTCTCCGCTGGCTCGGCTTACCAGTCCGAGGCACCGGGCCTGTGGGACGTGACTTATCAGACGGCCGTGGCTCAAGCCGAACTCGAGGCTCGGGACTACCCCGGCCATTATCACCGGGTAGCTTTCACCTGCCCGGACGGCAGCCCGGTCTACATCGAGACGACCCGCCCGGAGCTGCTTCCCGCCTGTGTGGCGCTCATCGCACACCCCGATGACGAGCGCTACCAGCCGCTGTTCGGCACCACCGTCACCAGTCCCGTCTTCGGTGTGGAAATCCCTGTCCTGGCTCATCCCGGTGCCGAGATGGACAAGGGCGCAGGCATTGCGATGTGCTGCACCTTCGGGGATCTGACCGACGTCACGTGGTGGCGTGAGCTTCAGCTGCCGATGCGCTCCCTGATCACCCGTAACGGTCGGTTGTCCGCGGAGACTCCCGATTGGCTCTCCACCGAAGGCTCGGCCTTCTACGCGGAGCATGTCGCGGGCAAGAGCACCTACGCGGCCCGGACCGGTATCGTCGACCGGCTCCGCGAGGACGGTGCCTTGGACGGCGAGCCCACTCCGACGCGACGCAAGGCGAACTTCTACGAACGTGGTGAGAAACCGCTGGAGATCGTGACCAGTCGCCAGTGGTACATCCGTAACGGTGGGCGCGACGAGGAGTTGCGTGCTGCACTCATCGAGCGGGGCAAGGAGCTTACCTTCCATCCCGATTTCATGCGGGTTCGGTACGAGAACTGGGTCGGGGGACTCAACGGTGACTGGCTCGTCTCCCGTCAACGATTCTTCGGTATCCCGATCCCGTTGTGGTATCCGCTGGACGAGCAGGGCGAGCCTCGCTATGACACCCCGATCGTGCCTTCGATCGATCAGCTCCCGGTTGATCCCTCCTCGGACGCCCCTGCCGGGTACACCGCCGATCAGCGAGATGTCCCCGGCGGTTTCACCTGCGACCCCGACGTCATGGACACCTGGGCGACCTCGTCGCTCTCTCCCCAGTTGACCACGGGCTGGGGCACGGGAGCGGGTGCCGACCAGGAGCTCTCCGGGAAGCTGTTCCCCATGGACCTGCGACCCCAGGGGCAGGACATCATCCGCACCTGGCTGTTCTCCACCGTGGTCCGAGCGCATCATCTGCAGAACTCGCTGCCGTGGAAGCATGCCGCGATCAGCGGGTGGATCCTGGACCCTGACCGGAAGAAGATGTCCAAGTCCAAGGGCAATGCGGAGACGCCTGAGGGCCTGTTGCAACAGCATGGATCTGATGCTGTGCGCTACTGGGCGTGCTCGGCGAGGCTGGGCACCGATGCCGCCTTCGACACGGGCCAGATGAAGGTAGGGCGTCGCCTGGCGATCAAGGTCCTCAACGCAAGCAAGTTCGTTCTCGGCTTCGGCGAGCCTGCCGCGGACGACAGCGATCTGGCTGCTTTGGTCACCCAGCCGCTCGACCGTGCCATGCTGTCCGCCTTGGCCCAGGTCGTCGACAAAGCGACCAAGGGTTTCGAGTCCTATGACCACACCCGCGCTCTGGAGGACACCGAGACCTTCTTCTGGACCTTCTGCGATGACTACATCGAGCTCGTCAAGGACCGCGCCCATGGCGGGCAAGGTGAGGAGGCTGCAGCATCGGCCCAAGCAGCTCTGCGCATCGCGCTCGACGTCCTGCTGCGCCTGTTGGCACCTTTCCTGCCCTATGCGGCCGAAGAGGTCTGGAGCTGGTGGCGCCCGGGGTCGGTGCACCGTGCCGAGTGGCCTTCGACCCAGGAGCCTGGCCTCGCGGCCGGAGACGAGGGCGAGGCTTCGCTGCTCAGCTCGATGGGATCGGCGCTCAGCGGGATACGCAAGGCCAAGTCGGATGCCAAGGTGGGGATGAAGGCCGTGGTGACTTCGGTGTCCTTCGCCGGTCCGGCTGAAACAGTACGCCAGCTGCAGGTCGCGGAGTCGGATCTGTTCGCTGCTGGTCGCATCGCTGAGGCAACTTACTTGACTGCCGATACCTTCGCCGTACGTGACGCCGTCTTGGCGCCTCCGCAGAACTGA
- a CDS encoding S1 family peptidase, with amino-acid sequence MIHQSHSADSTHSNKIALNHPTPTANATYRKRPSACRILALVSIITMATGWTTSLAQASPVDNQKENSSLTLEHMAADHLSRIYGLSASEAMDRVHDQESHARMALIMAKKLGDRSPGSFIDQKNGKLVVNVADEKAATMVSGGKVKPRIVGTTASQLAHDRVQAERRLGQMMRSSAVDPMRNMVTLSVPAENLEAARKAVTDLSRVEVQESAHDVEPLAIAKPDAGGPSPVRGGDKIDYKMANGNGYSCSYGFSVTKGGQEGFITAGHCADKDRAFTREGKNLGTTQQFSFPGEDMAYSTLDTKHWTGEPSVNKMEKSENIPVKGSTEAAVGAAVCKSGLVTKWTCGTIKAKNVTSVNNPNDPKARHEIKGLTETDACARVGDSGGPWMSGNQAQGITSSGNATHMSNGKCQNSRGDKIKTYFQPINPILQKYGLTLKVSK; translated from the coding sequence ATGATTCATCAGAGCCATTCGGCAGATTCGACACATTCGAACAAAATTGCCCTCAACCACCCCACACCCACGGCAAATGCCACATATAGAAAGCGGCCTTCTGCATGCAGAATATTGGCCTTAGTTTCCATTATCACCATGGCCACCGGGTGGACAACGTCTTTGGCGCAGGCCTCGCCCGTCGACAACCAAAAAGAAAACTCCTCCTTGACGCTGGAGCATATGGCAGCAGATCATTTATCACGCATCTATGGGCTCTCCGCATCAGAAGCCATGGACAGGGTTCACGATCAAGAATCACACGCTCGCATGGCGCTGATCATGGCCAAGAAGCTCGGCGATCGGAGCCCTGGAAGTTTTATCGACCAGAAAAACGGGAAGCTGGTGGTCAATGTGGCCGATGAGAAAGCCGCCACCATGGTCTCCGGGGGAAAGGTGAAACCGCGCATTGTCGGCACAACAGCAAGCCAGCTTGCTCACGACCGGGTCCAGGCCGAACGCCGACTCGGGCAGATGATGCGTTCATCCGCCGTGGACCCCATGCGCAACATGGTCACGCTCTCCGTCCCGGCCGAGAACCTCGAGGCAGCGCGCAAAGCAGTGACCGACCTGAGCCGGGTAGAGGTCCAGGAGAGTGCTCACGATGTGGAGCCACTGGCTATTGCCAAGCCCGATGCCGGCGGGCCCTCCCCGGTGAGGGGTGGAGACAAGATCGACTACAAAATGGCAAACGGAAATGGCTACTCCTGTAGCTACGGCTTTAGCGTAACCAAGGGAGGGCAGGAGGGCTTTATTACCGCGGGGCATTGTGCAGACAAAGACCGAGCCTTCACCCGCGAGGGTAAAAATCTAGGGACAACCCAGCAGTTCTCCTTCCCTGGCGAAGACATGGCATATTCCACACTGGACACCAAGCATTGGACCGGTGAGCCATCTGTCAACAAAATGGAAAAGAGTGAAAACATACCCGTCAAAGGGTCGACAGAAGCTGCAGTAGGTGCCGCGGTCTGCAAATCAGGCTTGGTGACAAAATGGACATGTGGAACGATCAAAGCCAAAAATGTGACCAGTGTGAACAACCCCAACGACCCTAAGGCCAGACATGAGATCAAGGGGCTGACCGAGACCGATGCCTGTGCCAGGGTCGGCGACTCCGGCGGCCCATGGATGTCCGGAAATCAAGCACAAGGCATCACCTCGAGCGGAAATGCCACCCACATGAGCAACGGAAAGTGTCAGAATTCAAGAGGAGACAAGATCAAGACATATTTCCAGCCCATCAATCCGATCCTGCAGAAGTACGGCCTAACCCTGAAGGTCAGCAAATAA
- a CDS encoding S1 family peptidase, with protein MKDSVFRARRLGALVAIATFGMALAPSGINAAAPDNGPGKDSTHIIGGVAAAQDEFPFMVSLQRNGQHFCGGSLINPGAVLTAAHCVEDIAPAPVPEEPPAPAPAPPAPTPTSTAPAPTPSAPAPTSNSARNQPSMTLDEAIAKTDLVIGRTKLSDTSQGVVRKIAREGEAKEAKIAVHPKYGKETGFDIAIVLLDQDVSGVMPVRIPTGNTDSLLAPGAMATVAGWGNMDTDLFQFPDRLRKVDVPILSDEECLTNAGKSYNPKSDICAGRKGKDSCQGDSGGPLMRKIPGRDEYFQIGVVSWGAGCAAQGGPGFYTSVSSSEVMDGLRSSARAKSINLLR; from the coding sequence ATGAAGGATTCAGTATTCCGTGCGCGCAGGCTGGGCGCACTTGTGGCAATCGCAACCTTCGGTATGGCCTTGGCGCCGTCCGGGATCAATGCTGCCGCACCCGACAATGGGCCGGGCAAAGACTCGACGCATATCATCGGTGGAGTCGCCGCGGCTCAGGATGAATTTCCGTTCATGGTCTCTTTGCAGCGGAATGGGCAGCATTTCTGTGGCGGGTCTTTGATCAATCCTGGTGCTGTCCTGACAGCAGCTCACTGTGTCGAGGACATCGCTCCTGCGCCGGTTCCGGAAGAGCCCCCGGCTCCTGCACCTGCACCTCCAGCTCCCACACCGACATCGACGGCTCCCGCACCTACGCCGTCGGCTCCCGCCCCGACCTCGAACTCCGCTCGGAACCAACCCTCGATGACTCTCGACGAGGCCATTGCGAAGACGGATCTGGTCATCGGTCGGACCAAGCTCTCCGACACGTCTCAAGGCGTCGTTCGCAAGATCGCCCGTGAAGGTGAAGCGAAAGAAGCCAAGATTGCGGTCCATCCGAAGTACGGCAAAGAAACCGGCTTCGACATCGCGATCGTCCTTCTCGACCAAGATGTCTCCGGTGTGATGCCGGTTCGCATCCCCACGGGCAACACTGACAGTCTGCTCGCGCCGGGTGCGATGGCCACAGTCGCCGGATGGGGAAACATGGACACCGATCTCTTCCAGTTCCCGGACCGGCTACGCAAGGTGGACGTGCCGATCCTGAGTGATGAGGAATGCCTCACGAACGCCGGGAAGTCCTACAACCCGAAGTCGGACATCTGTGCCGGGCGCAAGGGGAAGGATTCCTGCCAGGGTGATAGCGGCGGTCCATTGATGCGCAAGATTCCAGGCCGTGACGAATACTTCCAGATCGGTGTCGTCTCTTGGGGTGCCGGGTGCGCCGCTCAAGGTGGCCCAGGGTTCTACACCTCGGTGAGCTCCTCCGAGGTCATGGACGGCTTGCGCAGTTCAGCTCGGGCCAAGTCGATCAACCTTCTGCGTTGA
- a CDS encoding S1 family peptidase, producing the protein MRRHAGKTASAQARRALSIAAVATLTLTGTSALAYADDKKSDALDEISVVEKLSADYLTKEFGLSEGDALGRVRDQKKHASTARELESKLGDRTSGSYIDQKRGKLIVNVTDEDSAKEVKGDNVEAKVVKTSAKEVTENRRQAEEKLGDKLTSSSLDTSRNLVVLSVPVKESEAAKKAVEGLKNVEVQATDNHAEPEYALTNIGGGGNGGGGGGGVKGGGDNGGGVKGGGNGNGRGGDNGGGSKGQAIYGGQEIRADKFMCSLGFNAKKGNQDVFITAGHCTGGGVNFTRNNKPLGKAQASNYPGADMGYATLEAGWSGKEAVDKYNGKAVVVKGSEEAPVGAAVCKSGRTTGWTCGTITAKNVTVNYRSKSGGTERITGLTQTNVCTSSGDSGGAWIAGEQAQGVHSGGNGNKIVDLKAGVCRHRTGQPNIAYFQPIKPILEKYQLTLKTRQ; encoded by the coding sequence ATGCGACGACACGCAGGGAAAACAGCGTCCGCTCAGGCCCGACGGGCGCTGAGCATCGCAGCAGTAGCTACACTCACCCTCACCGGCACCAGCGCGCTGGCCTATGCCGATGACAAGAAGAGCGACGCCCTCGACGAGATCAGCGTTGTCGAGAAGTTGTCGGCCGACTACCTGACCAAAGAGTTCGGCCTCTCCGAAGGCGACGCTCTCGGACGAGTCCGTGACCAGAAGAAACATGCTTCCACCGCCCGGGAACTCGAGTCCAAGCTGGGCGACCGGACCTCTGGCTCCTACATCGACCAGAAGCGTGGCAAGCTCATCGTGAACGTCACCGATGAAGACAGCGCCAAAGAGGTCAAAGGCGACAACGTCGAGGCCAAGGTTGTCAAGACCTCCGCGAAGGAAGTCACCGAGAACCGCCGTCAGGCAGAAGAGAAGCTGGGTGACAAACTGACCTCTTCCTCCCTGGACACTTCCCGCAACCTCGTGGTTCTCAGCGTCCCGGTCAAGGAGAGCGAAGCCGCGAAGAAGGCCGTCGAAGGCCTGAAGAACGTCGAGGTCCAGGCCACCGACAACCACGCAGAACCCGAATACGCACTGACCAATATCGGCGGCGGCGGCAACGGCGGCGGTGGCGGTGGCGGCGTCAAAGGTGGCGGCGACAACGGTGGTGGCGTCAAGGGCGGCGGCAATGGAAACGGCCGGGGCGGCGACAACGGCGGCGGTTCCAAGGGTCAAGCCATCTACGGTGGCCAGGAGATCCGCGCGGACAAGTTCATGTGTTCCCTCGGCTTCAACGCCAAGAAGGGGAACCAGGACGTCTTCATCACCGCAGGTCACTGCACCGGAGGCGGCGTAAACTTCACCCGTAACAACAAGCCTCTGGGCAAGGCGCAGGCATCCAACTACCCTGGTGCCGACATGGGTTACGCCACCCTTGAAGCCGGATGGAGCGGCAAGGAAGCCGTCGACAAGTACAACGGCAAGGCCGTAGTGGTCAAAGGCTCCGAAGAAGCACCCGTCGGTGCAGCAGTCTGCAAGTCGGGTCGGACCACCGGATGGACCTGCGGAACCATCACCGCAAAGAACGTCACGGTGAACTACCGTTCCAAGAGCGGTGGTACTGAACGAATCACTGGTCTGACCCAGACGAATGTCTGTACCTCCTCCGGCGACTCCGGCGGTGCCTGGATCGCCGGGGAACAGGCCCAAGGCGTGCACTCCGGTGGCAACGGCAACAAGATCGTCGATCTCAAGGCCGGAGTCTGCCGCCACCGCACTGGACAGCCCAATATCGCTTACTTCCAGCCGATCAAGCCGATCCTGGAGAAGTACCAACTCACGCTGAAGACCCGTCAATGA